In the genome of Deinococcus aerophilus, one region contains:
- a CDS encoding PTS fructose-like transporter subunit IIB, with product MAHLVAVTACPTGIAHTFMAAEALRRAAQASAHSLRVETRGGVGAQDPLTPDEIAAADAVILAADVEVDEARFAGKRVVRASTTEAIRNAADLIAQAAGQEAPDAASPVTAGAATPVPTAPASSVVGVTSCPTGIAHTFMAAEGLENGARALGLRVKVETQGSVGAGNPLTAQDIAQADVVIIAADTNVDLSRFVGKRVYQTGTKPAISGGQALVQRALTEATVYGAAGATGTGAADGDFVAQAGAAKAARNAGVPSAYKHLMTGVSHMLPFVVAGGLLIALAFAFGGINPPPGSFGAALSQIGGGTGAFGLFIPVLAGYIAFSIADRPGLAPGMIGGLLALGGGSGFLGGLVAGFLAGYVTRWLNQGIRLPRTLEGLKPTLLLPLLGTAITGLLMIYVVARPVAAALDAATAWLQGLGNTSASVLGAILGAMMAFDMGGPINKAAYTFSVGLLGSQVYGPIAAAMAAGMTPPLALFFATLFFKNRFTRDEREAGKAAGVLGLSFITEGAIPFAARDPLRVIPALMIGSAVAGAISMAAGCLLRAPHGGLFVLFIPNAVVNLPMYIVAILVGTAVSTGLLGLLKKPVLEAPAISNVEVTSPATD from the coding sequence ATGGCTCATCTGGTTGCCGTTACCGCCTGTCCCACCGGCATCGCCCACACCTTCATGGCCGCCGAGGCGCTGCGGCGCGCGGCCCAGGCCTCGGCCCACTCCCTGCGGGTGGAAACGCGGGGCGGGGTCGGTGCCCAGGATCCCCTGACGCCCGACGAGATCGCCGCGGCCGACGCGGTGATTCTCGCCGCGGACGTGGAGGTGGACGAGGCGCGGTTCGCGGGCAAACGCGTCGTGCGTGCCAGCACCACCGAGGCCATCCGGAACGCGGCGGACCTGATTGCCCAGGCAGCCGGTCAGGAGGCCCCAGACGCCGCCTCTCCGGTCACGGCGGGCGCTGCCACCCCAGTGCCCACCGCCCCGGCCTCCAGCGTGGTCGGCGTCACCTCCTGCCCCACCGGCATTGCCCACACCTTCATGGCCGCCGAGGGCCTGGAAAACGGCGCCCGGGCGCTGGGTCTGCGCGTCAAGGTGGAAACCCAGGGCAGCGTGGGCGCGGGCAATCCGCTCACCGCGCAGGACATCGCGCAGGCGGACGTGGTGATCATCGCGGCAGACACCAACGTCGACCTCTCACGCTTCGTGGGCAAACGGGTGTACCAGACCGGCACCAAGCCCGCCATCAGCGGCGGACAGGCGCTGGTGCAGCGTGCCCTGACCGAGGCGACGGTCTACGGCGCGGCGGGGGCAACGGGAACTGGCGCAGCCGACGGAGATTTCGTGGCGCAGGCGGGCGCGGCCAAGGCGGCCAGGAACGCGGGCGTGCCCAGCGCCTACAAGCACCTGATGACCGGGGTCTCGCACATGCTGCCCTTCGTGGTGGCGGGGGGGCTGCTGATTGCGCTGGCCTTCGCCTTTGGAGGCATCAATCCGCCTCCCGGCAGCTTCGGGGCGGCGCTGAGCCAGATCGGCGGCGGTACCGGCGCCTTCGGTCTGTTCATTCCGGTGCTCGCCGGCTACATCGCCTTTTCCATTGCCGACCGCCCCGGCCTCGCTCCCGGCATGATCGGCGGCCTGCTCGCCCTGGGGGGGGGCAGCGGCTTTCTGGGCGGACTGGTTGCGGGATTCCTGGCCGGCTACGTCACCCGCTGGCTCAATCAGGGCATCCGGCTGCCGCGCACGCTCGAGGGCCTCAAGCCCACGCTGCTGCTGCCGCTGCTCGGCACGGCCATCACCGGGTTGCTGATGATCTATGTGGTGGCCCGCCCGGTCGCCGCCGCCCTGGATGCGGCCACCGCGTGGCTCCAGGGGCTGGGCAACACCTCGGCCAGCGTGCTGGGGGCCATTCTGGGCGCCATGATGGCCTTTGACATGGGGGGGCCGATCAACAAGGCCGCCTACACCTTCTCGGTGGGCCTGCTCGGCTCGCAGGTCTACGGACCGATCGCCGCAGCGATGGCCGCCGGCATGACGCCGCCGCTGGCGCTGTTCTTCGCCACCCTGTTCTTCAAGAACCGCTTTACCCGCGACGAGCGCGAGGCGGGCAAGGCCGCCGGGGTGCTGGGACTGTCGTTCATCACTGAAGGGGCCATTCCCTTTGCGGCGCGCGATCCCCTGCGCGTGATCCCGGCGCTGATGATCGGCTCGGCGGTGGCCGGCGCGATCAGCATGGCGGCCGGCTGCCTGCTGCGCGCCCCGCACGGCGGCCTGTTCGTGCTGTTCATTCCCAATGCCGTGGTCAACCTGCCCATGTACATCGTGGCGATTCTGGTCGGCACCGCGGTCAGCACCGGCCTGCTGGGGCTGCTGAAAAAGCCCGTGCTGGAAGCACCCGCCATCTCGAACGTGGAGGTCACGAGCCCGGCCACCGACTGA
- the ptsP gene encoding phosphoenolpyruvate--protein phosphotransferase, which translates to MIDLPQQLIRLGAQAGSKADAITQVAALLSAAGKVAPDYVQGMHAREEQANTYLGLGIAIPHGTPETRGLIHETGLAVLQVPQGVAWGEGGETVRLVVGIAAASDEHLDILRRLTRVLADEKLVEKLSTTADPADIQEALTGERPADAAPAARDLPYSAQVTLPNPLGMHARPATGLANLVRSRGGRVRLRRDSGESADATRLMEVLALGLTRGTPLTVSADNPDTLSAVTDAIRAGLGDDLSAPVDHPAPRREPEWVPQTVGATVEGVAAADGLVVGVTRQHAPRPLEVRDEPGDPAQDAARLDDALAAAHAELDILIEEVGARFGADKGAIFRAHQELLADDGTVQDAVGRVLDGHGVAWAYQSATGERIAQLQKLDDPTLAARAADLGDVQRRVLRHLLGLQEPEVHPGGPVILLAPDLTPSDTARLGPGTLLGFVTAQGGPTSHTAIIARGLGLPAVVAAGSGVLEVPDGTPAILDGVAGRLYLNPSEADVQSARERQGVLEREREAARAARFEPGATRDGTRIEVAANINRAADALPALEAGAEGVGLMRTEFLFLERDSVPDEDEQEREYRAMARALEGRPLIIRTLDIGGDKEVPYLGLAREDNSFLGLRGIRLCFERPDLFLPQLRAVARVARDHPNVHLMFPMVSTLEDFRRARAIFEDVRRELGAPEVPLGVMIEVPSAALIAGALAAEVDFFSVGTNDLTQYTLAMDRLHPQLAHQTDAMHPAVLQLIHLTVQAAERHGKWVGVCGGAAGDEVGALMLAGLGVRELSVSTPQIAGVKAALRGRTLSDLQALARQALTQSSAGAVRALVRPQEPQEAGA; encoded by the coding sequence ATGATCGATCTTCCGCAGCAACTGATTCGGCTGGGTGCCCAGGCGGGCAGCAAGGCCGACGCCATCACGCAGGTCGCCGCGCTGCTGTCGGCCGCCGGCAAGGTCGCCCCGGACTACGTGCAGGGCATGCACGCGCGGGAGGAGCAGGCCAACACCTACCTGGGCCTGGGCATTGCCATTCCCCACGGCACGCCCGAGACGCGCGGCCTGATTCACGAGACGGGCCTGGCGGTCTTGCAGGTGCCGCAGGGCGTGGCGTGGGGCGAGGGCGGCGAGACGGTGCGCCTGGTGGTGGGCATCGCCGCCGCGAGCGATGAACATCTGGACATCCTGCGCCGGCTGACCCGGGTGCTCGCCGACGAGAAGCTGGTGGAAAAACTCTCCACCACGGCTGACCCGGCCGACATTCAGGAGGCCCTGACCGGCGAGCGGCCCGCCGACGCCGCCCCCGCCGCCCGCGACCTGCCCTATTCGGCCCAGGTCACGCTGCCCAATCCGCTGGGCATGCATGCGCGGCCCGCGACCGGGCTGGCGAACCTGGTGCGTTCGCGCGGGGGCCGGGTGCGGCTCCGGCGCGACTCGGGCGAGAGCGCCGACGCCACCCGGCTGATGGAAGTGCTCGCCCTGGGTCTGACGCGCGGCACCCCGCTGACCGTGAGCGCGGACAACCCCGATACGTTGAGCGCGGTAACCGACGCGATCCGTGCGGGACTGGGAGACGACCTCAGCGCTCCCGTGGACCACCCGGCCCCCCGCCGCGAACCCGAGTGGGTACCGCAGACGGTCGGAGCGACGGTGGAGGGAGTGGCGGCCGCCGACGGGCTGGTGGTCGGCGTGACCCGGCAGCACGCGCCGCGGCCGCTGGAGGTGCGCGACGAACCCGGTGATCCGGCACAGGACGCCGCCCGCCTGGACGACGCGCTGGCCGCCGCCCACGCCGAGCTGGACATCCTGATCGAGGAGGTGGGCGCCCGCTTCGGCGCCGACAAGGGTGCCATCTTCCGCGCCCACCAGGAGCTGCTCGCCGACGACGGCACCGTGCAGGACGCAGTGGGGCGCGTGCTGGACGGCCACGGGGTGGCCTGGGCCTACCAGTCTGCGACCGGCGAACGCATTGCGCAGCTGCAGAAACTCGATGACCCCACCCTGGCCGCCCGCGCCGCCGATCTCGGTGACGTGCAGCGGCGGGTGCTGCGCCACCTGCTCGGGCTTCAGGAACCCGAGGTGCATCCGGGCGGACCGGTGATCCTGCTCGCCCCCGACCTGACCCCCAGCGACACGGCGCGGCTGGGCCCGGGAACCCTGCTCGGCTTCGTGACCGCACAGGGCGGCCCAACCAGCCACACCGCGATCATCGCGCGGGGACTGGGACTGCCGGCGGTGGTGGCGGCGGGCAGCGGCGTGCTGGAGGTACCCGACGGCACCCCCGCGATCCTGGACGGCGTGGCAGGGCGGCTGTACCTGAACCCCTCGGAGGCGGACGTGCAGTCGGCCCGCGAGCGCCAGGGCGTATTGGAACGGGAGCGCGAGGCCGCACGCGCCGCCCGCTTCGAGCCGGGGGCGACCCGCGACGGCACACGGATCGAGGTCGCCGCCAACATCAACCGCGCCGCCGACGCCCTGCCCGCCCTGGAGGCCGGGGCGGAGGGCGTGGGGCTGATGCGCACCGAGTTTCTGTTTCTGGAGCGCGACAGCGTACCGGACGAGGACGAACAGGAACGCGAGTACCGGGCCATGGCCCGGGCGCTGGAGGGCCGGCCCCTGATCATCCGCACGCTGGACATCGGCGGCGACAAGGAGGTGCCGTACCTGGGCCTGGCCCGCGAGGACAACTCGTTCCTGGGCCTGCGCGGCATCCGGCTGTGCTTCGAGCGCCCCGACCTGTTCCTGCCGCAGTTGCGGGCGGTGGCGCGGGTGGCGCGGGATCACCCCAACGTCCACCTGATGTTCCCCATGGTCTCCACCCTGGAAGACTTTCGCCGCGCCCGCGCGATCTTCGAGGACGTGCGCCGTGAACTCGGTGCCCCCGAGGTGCCGCTGGGCGTGATGATCGAGGTGCCCTCGGCGGCCCTGATCGCCGGCGCGCTGGCCGCCGAGGTGGATTTTTTCAGTGTGGGCACCAACGACCTGACCCAGTACACCCTGGCGATGGACCGCCTGCACCCGCAGCTGGCCCACCAGACCGACGCGATGCACCCCGCCGTGCTGCAGCTGATTCACCTCACGGTGCAGGCCGCCGAGCGCCACGGCAAGTGGGTGGGCGTCTGCGGCGGCGCGGCAGGCGACGAGGTGGGCGCACTGATGCTCGCGGGACTGGGGGTGCGCGAACTCTCGGTGAGCACGCCGCAGATCGCCGGCGTCAAGGCCGCCCTGCGCGGGCGCACGCTGAGCGATCTGCAGGCCCTGGCCCGGCAGGCCCTGACCCAGTCCAGCGCCGGGGCGGTGCGCGCCCTGGTGCGTCCGCAGGAGCCACAGGAGGCGGGCGCATGA
- the pfkB gene encoding 1-phosphofructokinase — MTAASPAPVATLTVNPALDLTVRADGWRRGEVNSGQAFQLDAGGKGVNVAAFLADWGMAVTATGLLGEDNAQAFEALFRAKGMRDAFVRVPGATRVGIKLVDGAAQQTTDINLPGLAATAPALQQLEGRLDDLMADHTTFVLAGSLPPGVDAGFYARLVARLRAAGRFVALDTSGAALSAVLAANVLPDVIKPNLQELEAALGRPLDSEAQVLAAARDLLRRGAHMVAVSQGERGALFVSGGEAVRARPPRVKVQSTVGAGDAMVAGLLSAHADGLGLADAARRATAFSLGAVTRLGAHLPPRTELDAFAAQVTVEDVREGVEQRG, encoded by the coding sequence ATGACTGCGGCGTCCCCGGCCCCAGTGGCCACCCTGACCGTCAACCCCGCGCTGGACCTCACCGTGCGTGCCGACGGCTGGCGCCGCGGCGAGGTCAACAGCGGGCAGGCCTTCCAGCTGGACGCCGGCGGCAAGGGGGTGAACGTAGCCGCCTTCCTGGCCGACTGGGGGATGGCAGTCACGGCGACCGGATTGCTGGGCGAGGACAATGCACAGGCCTTTGAGGCGCTGTTCCGGGCCAAGGGCATGCGTGACGCCTTTGTGCGGGTCCCCGGCGCGACCCGCGTCGGCATCAAGCTGGTCGACGGCGCCGCGCAGCAGACGACCGACATCAACCTGCCGGGGCTGGCCGCCACCGCGCCGGCGTTGCAACAGTTAGAAGGCCGCCTTGACGACCTGATGGCCGACCACACCACGTTCGTGCTGGCCGGCAGCCTGCCGCCGGGCGTGGACGCCGGTTTCTACGCCCGGCTGGTTGCCCGGCTGCGCGCGGCGGGCCGCTTCGTGGCCCTGGACACGAGCGGCGCGGCCCTGAGCGCGGTCCTGGCGGCGAACGTGCTGCCCGACGTGATCAAACCCAACCTGCAGGAGCTGGAGGCGGCGCTGGGGCGCCCCCTGGACAGCGAGGCGCAGGTCCTGGCCGCTGCCCGCGACCTGCTGCGGCGGGGCGCCCACATGGTCGCCGTCTCGCAGGGCGAACGCGGGGCCCTGTTCGTGAGCGGCGGGGAAGCCGTGCGCGCCCGCCCCCCCCGCGTGAAGGTCCAGAGCACCGTGGGTGCGGGAGACGCGATGGTGGCGGGTCTGCTCTCGGCCCACGCCGACGGACTGGGCCTCGCCGACGCCGCGCGCCGCGCCACCGCCTTCAGTCTGGGCGCGGTCACCCGCCTCGGCGCCCACCTGCCGCCGCGCACCGAACTGGACGCCTTCGCCGCGCAGGTCACGGTGGAGGACGTCCGCGAAGGGGTGGAGCAGAGAGGCTGA
- the queF gene encoding preQ(1) synthase has product MTRTHEGADMAAPQNPGFDRRYDVQDLSAIDVAVLGTFPHLREDDPVRYPGEPMQIEIITDEFSPVCPWSGLPDFGRLEIRYLPRESCVELKSLKYYLTSYRFVGIYHEHATRRVLADLVQLLDPLSMEIRCDYGMRGGLNTICTVRYSAPDHVAAPPSQGR; this is encoded by the coding sequence ATGACGAGAACACACGAGGGAGCGGATATGGCCGCTCCGCAGAACCCTGGCTTTGACCGCCGCTACGACGTGCAGGACCTGAGCGCCATCGACGTGGCGGTGCTCGGTACCTTTCCACATCTCCGCGAGGACGATCCGGTGCGGTATCCGGGCGAGCCGATGCAGATCGAGATCATCACCGACGAGTTCAGCCCGGTGTGCCCGTGGAGCGGCCTGCCCGATTTCGGCCGGCTGGAGATCCGCTACCTGCCGCGTGAGTCGTGCGTGGAACTCAAGAGCCTGAAGTACTACCTGACCAGCTACCGCTTCGTGGGCATCTACCACGAACACGCCACCCGGCGCGTTCTGGCCGATCTGGTGCAGCTGCTCGATCCACTGAGCATGGAGATCCGCTGCGACTACGGCATGCGCGGCGGCCTGAACACCATCTGCACCGTGCGCTACTCGGCCCCCGACCACGTGGCGGCCCCGCCGTCCCAGGGCCGCTGA